A stretch of Leisingera sp. S132 DNA encodes these proteins:
- a CDS encoding nitric oxide reductase activation protein NorD, which translates to MIHALDLLEPEETVGNLWHGMATRIGAAEDGAEHTVRFEDMRASVAALFRALGGAGGVEIQAAPAVLSDHRPDRLRRIGTPREMVYTASFDGERLRLPPEMAVFPSPGLNRKAYLWLAAMAASVELPGHNEDRYQADQLEIAANARAADRVFAACPGLRSAYGAFCAHTAVTRKRNGLPRFEARIERMVLDQIGTDCRVAESCTCTAPRGYRTFQPVPFWLRLAAPQAGRGAAPAADEEMKSPGLAVSTRKTANRQDQDQTTRKDSFIVHRFESILSWAESLNINRMVDDDDNENAQKAAEDQDNLTLSQHMKRAASKLRISLDLSPQDAEHERLAGQFTYPEWNHRLGRHMPAHTCVLEAEGKPADSFQPDPRLVSRVRRQFAPLHPRRVMLPRQLDGDELDLEAVVKSHVDLACGQQGSDRVWQASRPMARDLSVAVLMDCSRSTEATVGDRPVIETARESLAALAGGIATAGDRLGIWGFSSLRRDRVFLTRAKGFEDPMSEAVTARIGGFKPGHYTRLGAAIRHASAQLAEEGSERRLLLVLTDGKPNDLDHYEGVHGIEDSRMAVREARALGQSVHGVVIDADGQDWFARIFGRAGFTLLPDPDRLPRALPEIYQSLTMEH; encoded by the coding sequence ATGATCCACGCTCTCGACCTTCTGGAACCCGAAGAAACGGTTGGCAACCTGTGGCATGGCATGGCCACACGGATCGGCGCCGCAGAGGACGGGGCCGAACACACCGTCCGGTTCGAGGACATGCGCGCCAGCGTGGCGGCCTTGTTCCGGGCGCTGGGCGGGGCCGGGGGCGTGGAGATTCAGGCGGCGCCCGCGGTGCTGTCGGACCATCGCCCGGACCGGCTGCGCCGTATCGGCACCCCTCGGGAAATGGTGTATACCGCCAGTTTCGACGGCGAGCGCCTGCGCCTGCCGCCGGAAATGGCTGTCTTTCCCAGCCCCGGGCTGAACCGCAAGGCCTACCTGTGGCTGGCCGCGATGGCTGCCTCGGTCGAATTGCCGGGTCACAACGAGGACCGCTATCAGGCTGATCAGCTGGAAATCGCCGCCAATGCCCGCGCCGCGGACAGGGTGTTTGCCGCCTGTCCCGGGCTGCGGTCTGCCTATGGCGCCTTCTGTGCCCATACCGCGGTGACCCGCAAACGCAACGGCCTGCCGCGGTTCGAGGCACGGATCGAGCGGATGGTGCTGGATCAGATCGGCACTGACTGCCGGGTTGCCGAGTCGTGCACTTGCACCGCGCCGCGCGGCTACCGGACGTTTCAGCCGGTGCCATTCTGGCTGCGCTTGGCTGCACCGCAGGCGGGTAGGGGTGCAGCCCCCGCAGCGGATGAGGAAATGAAATCCCCTGGCCTGGCCGTCTCCACCCGCAAGACGGCCAACCGGCAGGACCAGGATCAGACCACCCGCAAGGACAGCTTCATCGTCCACCGGTTCGAATCCATCCTGTCCTGGGCCGAAAGCCTGAACATCAACCGGATGGTGGATGACGACGACAACGAGAACGCCCAGAAAGCGGCGGAGGATCAGGACAACCTCACCCTCTCGCAGCACATGAAGCGCGCGGCGTCAAAGCTGCGGATCTCGTTGGATCTGTCGCCGCAGGATGCCGAGCATGAACGGCTGGCGGGGCAGTTCACCTATCCCGAATGGAATCACCGGCTGGGCAGGCACATGCCTGCCCACACCTGCGTGCTGGAAGCCGAAGGCAAGCCCGCGGACAGCTTCCAGCCCGACCCGCGGCTGGTGTCCCGCGTGCGCCGCCAGTTCGCGCCGCTGCACCCGCGCCGGGTGATGCTGCCGCGGCAGCTGGACGGCGATGAGCTGGATCTGGAAGCGGTGGTGAAATCCCATGTCGATCTGGCCTGCGGCCAGCAGGGCAGCGACCGGGTCTGGCAGGCCAGCCGCCCGATGGCCCGCGACCTGAGCGTGGCGGTGCTGATGGACTGCTCCCGCTCGACTGAGGCCACGGTCGGCGACCGCCCGGTGATCGAGACCGCCCGCGAGTCCCTTGCGGCACTGGCAGGCGGCATTGCCACCGCGGGCGACCGGCTGGGCATCTGGGGGTTCTCCTCCCTGCGCCGCGACCGGGTGTTCCTGACCCGCGCCAAAGGCTTCGAGGATCCGATGTCCGAGGCGGTCACCGCCCGCATCGGCGGCTTCAAACCCGGCCACTACACCCGCCTTGGCGCGGCAATCCGCCATGCCTCTGCCCAGCTGGCCGAGGAGGGGTCCGAACGCCGCCTGCTCCTGGTGCTGACCGATGGCAAGCCCAACGATCTGGACCACTATGAAGGCGTCCACGGCATCGAGGACAGCCGCATGGCGGTGCGCGAGGCGCGTGCCCTGGGCCAGTCGGTGCATGGCGTGGTGATCGACGCCGACGGGCAGGACTGGTTTGCCCGCATCTTCGGGCGCGCCGGCTTCACCCTGCTGCCCGACCCGGACCGGCTGCCGCGCGCGCTGCCGGAAATCTATCAATCCCTGACTATGGAGCACTGA
- a CDS encoding CbbQ/NirQ/NorQ/GpvN family protein produces the protein MNAMNMPSVPFYRPAGDECTVFEMAQANGLPLLLKGPTGCGKTRFVEHMAARLGLPLHTVACHDDLSAADLIGRYLLKGGETVWVDGPLTRAVREGGICYLDEVVEARKDVAVVLHPLTDDRRRLVIDRTGEELAAPKPFMLVASYNPGYQNILKKLKPSTRQRFLSIGFDFPEASAETAVVASESGLDEDRSAALVRLAGHIRKLSGMDLEEGVSTRLLIYAATLIAKGMGVERAVEAAIIEPLSDESDVQQALRDLAASVYG, from the coding sequence ATGAACGCGATGAACATGCCTTCCGTGCCCTTCTACCGTCCCGCAGGCGATGAATGCACCGTCTTTGAGATGGCTCAAGCCAACGGTCTGCCCCTTCTTCTGAAGGGGCCCACCGGCTGCGGCAAGACGCGGTTCGTGGAACATATGGCAGCCCGGCTCGGTCTGCCCCTCCACACCGTTGCCTGCCATGACGACCTGTCAGCTGCCGACCTGATCGGGCGCTACCTGCTGAAGGGCGGCGAAACGGTCTGGGTCGATGGTCCGCTGACCCGCGCGGTGCGCGAGGGCGGCATCTGCTACCTCGACGAGGTGGTAGAGGCGAGGAAGGACGTGGCCGTGGTGCTGCACCCCTTGACCGACGACCGCCGCCGCCTGGTCATCGACCGCACCGGCGAGGAGCTGGCAGCCCCCAAGCCCTTCATGCTGGTCGCGAGCTACAACCCCGGCTACCAGAACATCCTGAAGAAGCTGAAACCCTCGACCCGGCAGCGCTTCCTGTCGATCGGCTTTGATTTCCCGGAAGCGTCCGCCGAAACCGCGGTTGTCGCGTCTGAGAGCGGGCTGGATGAGGACCGCTCTGCCGCGCTGGTGCGGCTGGCGGGCCATATCCGCAAGCTTTCGGGCATGGACCTGGAGGAAGGTGTCTCCACCCGCCTTCTGATCTATGCCGCCACCTTGATTGCCAAGGGCATGGGCGTGGAGCGCGCGGTTGAGGCCGCCATCATCGAACCCCTCAGCGACGAGAGTGATGTGCAGCAGGCGCTGCGCGACCTTGCCGCAAGCGTCTACGGGTGA
- a CDS encoding cbb3-type cytochrome c oxidase subunit I encodes MKYQSQKVAYAYFMVAMALFAIQVLGGLLAGWIYVWPNTLSELLPFNIVRMLHTNALVVWLLLGFFGAAYYLIPEESEREIFSVKLAYIQLAILVVGTLGAVVSYLAGIHGGREFLEQPLWVKFGILVAAVIFLVNVSLTVLAGRKTAITNILLMGLWLLSLLWIFAFINPDNLSLDKMYWWFVVHLWVEATWELVMAAILGYLMLKLTGVDREVVEKWLYVIVALALFSGILGTGHHFFWIGTPGYWQWIGSIFSTLEVIPFFAMMSFAFIIVWKGRKNHPNKAALLWSLGSSTVAFFGAGVWGFLHTLHGVNFYTHGTQITAAHGHLAFFGAYVALNLAMFTYAMPQLRNRDPYNQVLNMASFWLMTGGMAFMTFVLTFAGTIQTHMQRIVGDYYMDVQDQLGIFYLMRLGSGVAVVIGALVFIYSMVVIRREVIKPGPAAVPGE; translated from the coding sequence ATGAAATATCAATCTCAAAAAGTGGCCTATGCCTATTTCATGGTTGCAATGGCCCTGTTTGCCATTCAGGTCCTCGGCGGCCTGCTGGCCGGCTGGATCTATGTCTGGCCCAATACGCTGAGCGAGCTTCTGCCGTTCAATATCGTGCGGATGCTACACACCAACGCTCTGGTGGTCTGGTTGCTCTTGGGCTTCTTCGGCGCTGCCTATTATCTGATCCCCGAGGAAAGCGAGCGGGAGATCTTCTCGGTCAAGCTGGCCTATATTCAGCTGGCCATCCTTGTGGTCGGCACGCTCGGCGCGGTGGTCTCCTACCTGGCCGGCATCCACGGCGGGCGGGAGTTCCTGGAACAGCCCCTGTGGGTCAAGTTCGGCATTCTGGTTGCGGCGGTGATCTTCCTCGTGAACGTCTCCCTGACCGTGCTGGCTGGCCGCAAGACCGCGATCACCAACATCCTGCTGATGGGCCTGTGGCTGCTGTCGCTTTTGTGGATCTTTGCCTTCATCAACCCGGACAACCTGTCGCTCGACAAGATGTACTGGTGGTTCGTTGTCCACCTGTGGGTGGAAGCCACCTGGGAGCTGGTGATGGCCGCGATCCTTGGTTACCTGATGCTGAAGCTGACCGGTGTTGACCGCGAAGTGGTTGAGAAATGGCTCTATGTCATCGTTGCTCTGGCGCTGTTCTCCGGCATCCTCGGCACCGGCCACCACTTCTTCTGGATCGGCACCCCCGGCTACTGGCAGTGGATCGGCTCGATCTTCTCGACCCTGGAAGTGATCCCGTTCTTCGCGATGATGAGCTTTGCCTTCATCATAGTCTGGAAGGGCCGCAAGAACCACCCGAACAAGGCGGCGCTCTTGTGGTCGCTCGGGTCCTCCACCGTGGCCTTCTTCGGGGCCGGCGTCTGGGGTTTCCTGCACACGCTGCACGGGGTGAACTTCTACACCCACGGCACCCAGATCACCGCTGCCCACGGCCACCTCGCGTTCTTCGGCGCCTATGTGGCCCTGAACCTGGCGATGTTCACCTATGCGATGCCGCAACTCAGGAACCGCGACCCCTATAACCAGGTGCTGAACATGGCGTCCTTCTGGCTGATGACCGGCGGCATGGCCTTCATGACCTTCGTGCTGACCTTTGCCGGCACCATCCAGACCCACATGCAGCGCATTGTCGGCGACTACTACATGGATGTGCAGGACCAGCTGGGAATCTTCTACCTGATGCGCCTCGGCTCCGGTGTGGCGGTTGTGATCGGCGCGCTGGTGTTCATCTACTCGATGGTGGTGATCCGCCGCGAGGTTATCAAACCCGGCCCCGCGGCCGTACCGGGAGAATGA
- a CDS encoding cytochrome c: protein MSEILTKSRARNVFYGGSLFFVVVFVAMTAHSHRYITQTSTAGMELTDEVRQGKHVWERHSCINCHTLHGEGAYFAPEVGNVMTRWGVLDDPEAAYEMLDGWMKSQPSGVEGRRQMPFFELTEEETRGLAEFLRWADQTDTQNWPPNDAG from the coding sequence ATGTCAGAGATACTTACCAAGTCGCGGGCCAGGAACGTGTTCTACGGGGGCTCCTTGTTCTTCGTTGTCGTGTTCGTGGCCATGACCGCGCACAGCCACCGCTATATCACCCAAACATCCACCGCTGGCATGGAGCTGACCGACGAGGTGCGCCAGGGCAAGCATGTGTGGGAGCGCCACTCCTGCATCAATTGCCACACCCTGCACGGCGAAGGTGCTTATTTTGCCCCCGAAGTGGGCAATGTCATGACCCGCTGGGGCGTGCTGGACGACCCGGAGGCCGCCTATGAAATGCTGGACGGCTGGATGAAGTCGCAGCCCTCCGGCGTTGAGGGCCGCCGCCAGATGCCGTTTTTCGAGCTGACCGAGGAAGAAACCCGCGGGTTGGCCGAATTCCTGCGCTGGGCGGATCAGACCGACACCCAGAACTGGCCGCCAAACGACGCGGGCTGA
- a CDS encoding methyl-accepting chemotaxis protein encodes MRKKPDTAKQDDTTAIIAGMVDRTQATIQFHPDGTIITANQNFLGALGYALEEIQGKHHSMFVAPELVASNDYKTFWSDLASGKVFTDQFPRVTKAGETIWIQATYAPVENDEGEVVRVVKVASDITARRRALDEIGEGLHELSGGNLTHRVAVSDLPDVGALGQTFNHSLEQLSTSVRTVKQVSSAVGRTAQEISQAAGDLSQRTESQAATLEETAAAIEQLSATVKASAEGARKVEGIVTEAKTSAERSGEVVSSAIDAMAQIESSSEQISKIIGVIDDIAFQTNLLALNAGVEAARAGEAGRGFAVVASEVRALAQRSADAAGEIKQLIGESNRQVAAGVDLVGKSGEELQQIIKSVATISEHIQDIATGASEQSTALTEINQGVSQLDQVTQQNAAMVEQTSAASQMLSNDAGHLTQEVSRFKDGSEGAAPAAMARTPAPSASQPDAAYAEDDLPMAQGWDNF; translated from the coding sequence ATGAGAAAAAAGCCGGATACGGCGAAGCAGGACGACACCACTGCAATCATCGCCGGAATGGTTGACCGCACTCAGGCAACCATTCAGTTCCACCCGGACGGCACCATCATCACTGCGAACCAGAACTTTCTGGGCGCATTGGGATATGCTCTGGAGGAGATCCAGGGAAAACACCATTCCATGTTTGTCGCCCCGGAGCTGGTTGCATCCAATGACTACAAGACGTTCTGGTCGGATCTGGCCAGCGGCAAAGTGTTCACGGACCAGTTTCCCCGCGTCACAAAGGCCGGCGAAACAATCTGGATCCAGGCGACCTATGCCCCTGTAGAAAATGACGAGGGCGAGGTGGTGAGGGTGGTGAAAGTTGCCTCCGACATCACCGCACGCCGCCGCGCTCTGGATGAAATCGGCGAAGGCCTTCATGAACTCAGCGGCGGTAATCTGACCCACCGGGTTGCCGTTTCCGATCTTCCCGATGTCGGTGCACTCGGGCAGACGTTCAACCACTCGCTTGAGCAGCTCAGCACCTCTGTGAGGACGGTCAAGCAAGTGTCCTCTGCGGTCGGGCGCACCGCGCAGGAAATTTCACAAGCCGCAGGCGATTTGTCCCAGCGGACCGAGAGCCAGGCAGCCACCCTGGAAGAAACCGCCGCAGCCATTGAACAGCTGTCTGCAACGGTCAAAGCCTCCGCCGAAGGCGCCCGCAAAGTCGAAGGCATCGTGACAGAGGCCAAAACCTCGGCCGAGCGCAGCGGCGAGGTCGTGAGCAGCGCGATTGACGCCATGGCGCAGATAGAAAGCTCTTCTGAGCAGATCTCGAAAATTATCGGTGTCATCGACGACATTGCGTTCCAGACCAACCTTCTGGCCCTGAACGCCGGTGTTGAGGCCGCCCGGGCCGGTGAGGCCGGACGCGGGTTCGCGGTTGTTGCCTCCGAAGTCCGCGCGCTGGCCCAGCGCTCTGCGGACGCGGCCGGTGAAATCAAGCAGCTGATCGGCGAAAGCAACCGGCAGGTTGCGGCCGGCGTTGATCTGGTTGGCAAGTCTGGCGAGGAACTGCAGCAGATTATCAAGAGCGTCGCCACAATCTCAGAGCACATCCAGGATATCGCAACCGGCGCGTCCGAGCAGTCGACCGCGCTGACAGAGATCAATCAGGGTGTGTCGCAGCTTGATCAGGTTACCCAGCAGAACGCAGCCATGGTCGAACAGACCTCAGCCGCAAGCCAGATGCTGTCCAATGATGCTGGCCACCTCACCCAGGAGGTTTCCAGGTTCAAGGATGGCAGCGAAGGCGCCGCACCGGCGGCCATGGCACGAACGCCTGCGCCCTCTGCATCGCAGCCCGATGCGGCCTATGCAGAGGACGATCTGCCGATGGCTCAGGGGTGGGATAACTTCTGA
- a CDS encoding Crp/Fnr family transcriptional regulator, which produces MSKLDESLLTGLPPFCLLERSQIREILDQALPKRYDEGAEIFHEGHDAERFHLLLDGYIRVVKTTEGGEQIIALHISPGQLFGIAPALNRDTYPATAVAASESLALSWPVRLWGEFTAKYQGFATESYNTLGQRLGEMQTRITELATQAVEQRVAAALLRMVTQSGRKVDEGIEIAFPVTRRNISEMTGTTLHTVSRLLSAWEKDGIVHSTRKHIVVTAPHRLVLLSGAQG; this is translated from the coding sequence TTGTCCAAGCTCGACGAAAGCCTTCTGACCGGTCTGCCGCCCTTCTGCCTCCTGGAGCGCAGCCAGATCCGTGAAATTCTCGATCAGGCGCTGCCCAAGCGGTATGACGAAGGGGCAGAAATCTTTCACGAGGGCCATGACGCCGAGCGCTTCCATTTGCTGCTGGATGGCTACATCCGGGTGGTGAAAACAACCGAGGGCGGCGAGCAGATCATCGCGCTGCATATTTCCCCCGGCCAGCTGTTCGGTATTGCGCCTGCGCTGAACCGCGACACCTATCCGGCCACCGCGGTGGCGGCCTCGGAATCGCTGGCGCTGTCCTGGCCGGTGCGGTTGTGGGGGGAATTCACTGCCAAGTACCAGGGCTTTGCCACCGAAAGCTACAATACCCTGGGCCAGCGGCTGGGTGAGATGCAAACGCGGATCACCGAGCTGGCAACCCAGGCGGTGGAGCAGCGGGTGGCGGCGGCGCTTCTGCGGATGGTGACCCAATCGGGCCGCAAGGTGGACGAGGGGATCGAGATCGCCTTCCCGGTGACCCGCCGCAATATCTCAGAGATGACCGGAACCACGCTGCACACGGTGAGCCGGTTGCTGTCGGCCTGGGAGAAGGACGGTATCGTGCATTCGACCCGCAAGCACATCGTGGTCACGGCCCCGCACAGACTGGTGCTTCTGAGCGGGGCGCAGGGTTAG
- a CDS encoding NnrS family protein, whose product MAARTDYTGPVLFSFGFRPFFLGACLCALLSIPAWLLIWRGDLEYSGPFLATDWHIHEMIFGYGAAVVAGFLFTAVPNWTGRMPARGLPLALLSGLWLLGRLAAAGWLGLPPLGVMAVDCAFLAAVVAMIAREIIAGENWRNLKVLVPVTLLGVANACFHIEAMTEGPADVSRRLGIAVLIFLIMLIGGRIIPSFTRNWLARHGATKMPATFSKFDAVSLVFGAAALLAWTVAPWAAVSGALLLAAGLLHAVRLVRWRSLATLPDPLLLMLHLAYALVPAGLIAAGGVPFGLLEPAVAAHILGIGAIGGMTLAVMMRATMGHSGRPLVAGPALTGAFMLLLGAAAARVAGSTELTAGLDGITLSAIFWTAGFALMVLKAGPWLVTRRLGPKKISGKPAPAAS is encoded by the coding sequence ATGGCTGCGCGAACCGACTACACTGGACCTGTCCTCTTTTCCTTCGGCTTCCGGCCGTTCTTTCTGGGGGCCTGCTTGTGTGCCCTGCTGTCAATCCCAGCCTGGCTGCTGATCTGGCGCGGTGATCTGGAGTATTCCGGCCCCTTTCTTGCAACCGACTGGCACATCCACGAGATGATCTTTGGCTACGGCGCTGCCGTGGTAGCGGGCTTCCTGTTCACCGCGGTGCCGAATTGGACCGGGCGGATGCCTGCACGCGGACTGCCGCTGGCGCTGCTGTCCGGCCTGTGGCTGCTGGGCAGGCTGGCGGCGGCGGGCTGGCTGGGGCTGCCGCCGCTTGGGGTGATGGCCGTGGACTGTGCCTTCCTGGCAGCAGTGGTTGCGATGATCGCGCGGGAAATCATCGCCGGTGAGAACTGGCGCAACCTCAAGGTGCTGGTGCCGGTCACCCTGCTGGGCGTGGCCAATGCGTGCTTCCACATCGAGGCCATGACCGAAGGTCCGGCGGATGTCTCGCGCCGTCTGGGCATTGCAGTGCTTATTTTCCTGATCATGCTGATCGGCGGCCGGATCATCCCCAGCTTCACCCGCAACTGGCTGGCCAGGCACGGTGCAACGAAGATGCCAGCGACCTTCAGCAAGTTCGACGCAGTTTCGCTGGTCTTCGGCGCCGCGGCCCTGCTGGCCTGGACCGTGGCGCCCTGGGCCGCTGTCAGCGGTGCCTTGCTGCTGGCTGCCGGTTTGCTGCACGCAGTGCGGCTTGTGCGCTGGCGCAGCCTGGCGACCCTGCCCGACCCGCTCTTGCTGATGCTGCACCTGGCCTATGCGCTGGTGCCTGCCGGGCTGATCGCCGCAGGCGGCGTTCCCTTTGGCCTGCTGGAACCGGCTGTTGCGGCACATATTCTGGGCATTGGTGCTATCGGCGGCATGACCCTGGCGGTGATGATGCGTGCCACCATGGGTCACAGCGGCCGCCCGCTGGTGGCGGGCCCCGCGCTGACCGGTGCCTTCATGCTGCTGCTGGGCGCTGCCGCGGCGCGCGTTGCCGGCAGCACGGAACTGACTGCGGGCTTGGATGGGATCACGCTTTCAGCCATTTTTTGGACCGCCGGTTTCGCGCTGATGGTGCTGAAGGCAGGCCCCTGGCTTGTTACCCGGCGGCTTGGCCCCAAGAAGATCTCCGGCAAGCCCGCACCAGCTGCGTCATAA
- a CDS encoding cytochrome-c peroxidase: MRWKAAVLAPLLLWTFQSLAQAAGLEAFERPQTVPFPEDAPYNREIATLGKMLFFDPRLSGGQNISCSSCHNPSFGWEVPVPKPIGAANTPVRRHAPTLLNAAWISPLLWDGRLDSLEEQAIGPITDPAKMNATFDGITKRLSSVEDYRIWFDHLFPGQGIRKETILAALAMYQRTIVGGVASFDRWVEGDETAVSDAAKRGFALFTGKADCASCHTGWMFTNNQMYDIGLPTSDLGGGGLFPPDPELNFRFKTPGLRNIVLRAPFMHDGTLVSLEEVIRHYAAGGSTAIARTSDIEGFSLEEGDTEDLIAFLATLTDTGTNVPTPILPAN, encoded by the coding sequence ATGCGGTGGAAAGCTGCTGTCCTGGCACCGCTGCTTTTGTGGACTTTCCAAAGCCTGGCCCAGGCGGCCGGGCTTGAGGCGTTCGAGCGCCCGCAAACGGTGCCCTTTCCCGAAGACGCGCCCTATAACCGCGAGATCGCCACCCTGGGCAAGATGCTGTTCTTTGACCCGCGCCTGTCCGGCGGGCAGAACATCAGCTGCTCCAGCTGCCACAACCCCTCCTTCGGCTGGGAAGTGCCGGTGCCCAAGCCAATTGGCGCCGCCAACACGCCCGTGCGGCGCCATGCCCCGACACTGCTCAACGCTGCCTGGATCTCACCGCTGCTTTGGGACGGGCGCTTGGACAGCCTGGAGGAGCAGGCCATTGGACCGATCACCGACCCGGCAAAAATGAATGCAACCTTCGACGGTATCACCAAACGGCTGTCGTCTGTGGAGGACTACAGAATCTGGTTCGACCACCTGTTCCCCGGCCAGGGCATCCGCAAGGAAACTATCCTGGCAGCACTCGCCATGTACCAGAGAACCATCGTCGGCGGTGTCGCCAGCTTCGACCGCTGGGTGGAAGGTGATGAAACGGCCGTATCCGACGCCGCCAAACGCGGCTTTGCGCTGTTCACCGGGAAGGCGGACTGTGCGTCCTGCCATACCGGCTGGATGTTCACCAACAACCAGATGTATGACATCGGCCTGCCGACAAGTGATCTTGGCGGCGGCGGCCTGTTCCCGCCAGATCCTGAACTGAACTTCCGCTTCAAAACCCCGGGCCTGCGCAATATCGTGCTGCGAGCGCCGTTCATGCATGATGGCACTCTGGTTTCCTTGGAAGAGGTGATCCGCCACTATGCCGCCGGCGGCAGCACAGCCATTGCCAGAACGTCAGACATTGAAGGGTTTAGCCTGGAAGAAGGCGACACCGAGGATCTCATCGCTTTCCTGGCAACGCTGACGGACACCGGAACCAATGTGCCAACTCCAATCC